In Aulosira sp. FACHB-615, the following are encoded in one genomic region:
- a CDS encoding CHAT domain-containing protein, which translates to MIKLRRLFKYLLIGALGLLISVSQSFVISGFAVTPEMQQSQAQFLISKGNEQLDLGQATEALDSFKKATIIYQKLKSQEDIIGSLINQNIALQALGMYPRACKTLLEAINSVTQSWICEPQQPNDSINNRFDIVERLNSQPIYLLALHNLGDVLRQLGKLSESKIVLQKILESAQQSPIFDNNNVLLSLGITEQAYYNQLRNKYSEIEEPDFQDKLSDFLIDSALSSLKIFQQINVNKTASISLKLQSQLNSVKLLIDFSQWLKVAVKSKNQRLVETQTQIQPQLQSLIKLIIQNIALFNELPANQSIHFQINFANSLAQISDEQLHTTAIEVAQSAFELAKHINHQRMQSYSLGVLGRLEPKKAEYLWLQALSIAQSIQDLELAYQWQKELGIFYNNYKQYEKALHFYEATIKSYQRIRDELGTINADLQFSLQETVEPIYRNYMRLLLNGQFPNLRLIQQTDDQLQLTQLENFLQCRKLDLISLDKVKISSNTTLIKIINLNDLVLIIVQSPNHSLHHYVTSSKLVQSHVNNLLLSLQDERLAAIEKDIIISESQALYQLLFAPIKKYLPSSGTLVFSLDTSFQSIPLVLLHDGQDYLIKHYSMAVTLGSKIRPLKALSNQELKALIAGLSKVSPSFYAPNAPEGLQALLEVEQEVAEINQKTKSSTKLLNEKFTSKRLQQELTTANFPIVHLTTHGQFSSDPQRTVLLAWDKPIDIQQFNGWLKTQQNQDPIELLVLSACQTAKGNKRAALGIAGVAAQAGARSTVATLWQVDAVSTVQLMRVFYQSLKNGIPKAEALRLAQLSLLNDPKYNHPYFWSGFILVGGWL; encoded by the coding sequence ATGATTAAACTTCGTCGTTTATTTAAGTACCTATTAATAGGTGCGTTAGGGTTATTAATTAGTGTTAGCCAATCATTTGTAATATCAGGGTTTGCTGTGACTCCAGAAATGCAACAAAGTCAAGCACAATTCTTGATAAGTAAAGGTAATGAACAATTAGATTTAGGGCAAGCAACAGAAGCACTTGATAGTTTCAAGAAAGCAACTATAATTTATCAAAAACTAAAATCTCAGGAAGACATTATCGGAAGTTTAATTAATCAAAATATAGCTTTGCAAGCTCTAGGTATGTATCCTCGTGCTTGCAAGACACTTCTAGAAGCCATCAATTCTGTTACCCAAAGCTGGATTTGTGAACCACAACAGCCAAACGATTCTATTAATAATCGTTTTGACATAGTTGAACGCCTCAATTCCCAACCAATTTACTTGTTAGCATTGCATAATTTGGGGGATGTACTGCGTCAGTTGGGCAAACTATCAGAATCAAAAATAGTTTTACAAAAAATTTTAGAGTCTGCCCAGCAATCACCAATTTTTGATAATAATAATGTTTTGCTTTCTTTAGGGATTACAGAACAGGCTTACTATAACCAATTGAGAAATAAATATTCGGAAATAGAAGAGCCTGATTTTCAAGATAAGTTAAGTGATTTTCTTATAGATTCTGCCTTAAGCTCTCTCAAAATATTTCAACAAATAAATGTTAATAAAACAGCCAGCATTTCTTTAAAGTTACAATCACAATTAAACAGTGTAAAACTTTTAATAGATTTCTCACAATGGCTAAAAGTAGCAGTTAAATCAAAAAATCAACGGTTGGTAGAAACCCAAACTCAAATTCAGCCGCAACTTCAATCATTAATCAAGCTAATAATACAAAATATTGCATTATTTAATGAATTACCTGCCAATCAATCAATTCATTTTCAAATAAACTTCGCTAATAGTTTAGCTCAAATATCAGACGAGCAGTTACATACTACCGCTATTGAAGTTGCCCAATCAGCCTTTGAATTAGCTAAACATATAAATCACCAAAGAATGCAATCTTATAGTTTAGGAGTTTTAGGTAGATTAGAACCGAAAAAAGCTGAATATCTTTGGTTACAAGCTCTTAGTATTGCACAATCGATTCAAGATTTAGAACTCGCTTATCAATGGCAAAAAGAATTAGGTATTTTCTATAATAACTATAAGCAATATGAAAAAGCTCTTCATTTTTATGAAGCCACAATTAAAAGCTATCAACGAATTCGAGATGAACTAGGGACAATAAATGCAGATTTGCAATTTTCGCTTCAAGAGACTGTTGAACCTATATATCGAAATTATATGCGATTGTTGTTGAACGGTCAGTTTCCTAATTTAAGGTTAATTCAACAAACAGATGACCAACTTCAACTAACACAACTAGAAAATTTTCTTCAGTGCAGAAAGCTAGATTTAATCTCTTTAGATAAAGTTAAGATATCTAGTAATACTACATTAATTAAAATCATTAACCTTAATGATTTAGTATTAATTATTGTTCAATCTCCTAATCATTCCCTTCATCATTACGTTACTAGTTCAAAGCTGGTTCAATCTCATGTCAACAATCTGTTGTTGAGTCTACAAGACGAGAGATTAGCTGCTATTGAAAAAGACATTATCATTTCCGAATCTCAAGCCCTTTACCAGTTGCTGTTTGCACCTATCAAAAAATATTTGCCTTCATCAGGAACACTGGTATTTAGTTTGGACACTTCTTTTCAGAGTATACCTTTGGTATTGCTGCACGATGGACAGGATTATTTAATCAAGCACTATAGTATGGCAGTAACTCTAGGCTCAAAAATTCGACCTTTAAAAGCTTTGTCTAACCAAGAGCTAAAAGCTTTAATTGCCGGACTTTCTAAAGTTAGCCCAAGCTTCTATGCCCCAAATGCACCCGAAGGTTTGCAAGCCTTGCTAGAGGTGGAACAAGAAGTAGCTGAAATTAATCAAAAAACTAAATCTTCAACTAAGTTGCTGAATGAAAAGTTTACTAGCAAAAGATTACAGCAAGAACTGACAACAGCAAATTTCCCGATTGTTCACCTAACAACCCACGGTCAATTTAGTTCTGATCCTCAACGCACAGTCTTGTTAGCCTGGGACAAGCCTATCGATATTCAACAATTTAATGGTTGGCTAAAAACTCAACAAAATCAAGACCCGATTGAGTTATTGGTTCTCAGTGCTTGTCAAACGGCTAAAGGCAACAAAAGAGCAGCATTAGGGATTGCAGGTGTAGCGGCACAGGCCGGAGCCAGAAGTACAGTTGCGACCTTATGGCAAGTAGATGCTGTCTCCACTGTTCAACTGATGAGGGTTTTTTATCAAAGTTTAAAAAATGGCATTCCGAAAGCCGAAGCACTTAGACTTGCACAGTTAAGTTTGCTGAACGATCCCAAATATAATCACCCCTACTTTTGGTCAGGTTTTATACTAGTGGGCGGCTGGCTTTGA
- a CDS encoding filamentous hemagglutinin N-terminal domain-containing protein has product MLYLKYNLFFLKVIITLGCLILNDLTCYSQIIPDSTLPNNTSIKINNNTIFIENGTKLGENLFHSFKDFSVSNRSQAYFNNSLDVKNIISRVTGSSVSNIDGLIRANGTANIFLINPNGVIFGQNAQLNIGGSFIGSTANSIKFADGFEFTANKHQATPILTISSPIGLLFGSNPKAINVEGTGHDLTGSRFSPVLGRSSSTGLQVQPTRTIALVGGNLILNGGKIIAEGGRVELGSVGNHSLVNLTQTSSGWNLSYDNTVSFQDIQLLKRSLVDTSGIISGSIYLQGQNITLTDGSVILIQNQGSIAGGTINIHASNSLDINGTDPIARIAGSLRNETLGLGKAGDSTISTRTLILRDGGQINSLTFSSANSGDVVVKASDSVNVVGVSPRNSALFSLISSGTFSSGDSGNIVISAQRLIATGGGAIGASTFGSGRGGDLTINATDVMVEGYAPDTFQPSVLSATAFNTGNAGNLEINTASLLVQEGGRTDSSTFASGDSGSITINASKSINIDATLNSLNPSLVISSAKVESQVLRNLFRLPPVPSGNSGNIIINTPVLNVTGNALITVRNEGIGNAGNININANRINISNGGGISATTAIAEGGNIGIESKLVQLNNGNISATAGQQGTNGNGGNIRINADVIAGFNNSRITADAFQGRGGNIRINTQGLFLSPNSLVTASSQQGIDGNVETNVSRTQSPLVNAQLELPKSTPEIASVCPGKAGAENRFVITGKGGLPSSPLESAYINPTWQPRVSNTASTINNLDEPKLSTTKIIPAQGWQFNNDGTVTLVAQANTTVNTAFSEPTCHTKISVTQ; this is encoded by the coding sequence ATGCTTTATCTTAAATACAATTTATTTTTTTTAAAAGTAATTATTACTTTAGGTTGTCTTATACTAAATGACCTAACTTGTTATTCTCAAATCATTCCAGACAGCACATTACCAAATAACACAAGTATAAAAATCAACAACAATACTATATTTATAGAAAATGGAACAAAATTAGGAGAAAATTTGTTTCATAGCTTTAAAGATTTTTCTGTTTCTAATAGGAGCCAAGCTTATTTTAACAATTCGCTAGATGTTAAGAATATTATAAGTCGAGTCACTGGTAGTTCTGTTTCTAATATTGATGGACTAATTCGTGCTAACGGTACAGCAAACATATTTTTAATCAATCCTAACGGAGTTATTTTTGGACAAAATGCCCAGCTAAATATTGGTGGTTCCTTTATTGGTAGTACTGCAAACAGTATCAAGTTTGCAGATGGCTTTGAGTTCACAGCTAATAAACACCAAGCTACACCAATACTGACCATAAGCTCACCTATCGGACTGCTATTTGGAAGTAACCCTAAAGCAATTAATGTCGAAGGAACAGGACACGATTTAACTGGTTCACGATTCTCCCCAGTATTGGGACGAAGTAGCTCAACAGGTTTACAAGTTCAGCCAACAAGGACAATAGCATTGGTTGGAGGGAATTTAATTTTAAATGGTGGCAAGATAATAGCTGAAGGCGGGAGGGTTGAACTAGGTAGTGTAGGAAATCACAGTTTGGTTAACTTGACACAAACATCCTCTGGTTGGAACTTGTCTTATGATAATACAGTTTCTTTTCAGGATATTCAACTTTTAAAACGCTCTCTAGTTGATACTAGTGGTATTATTAGCGGCTCTATATACTTACAAGGGCAAAACATCACACTTACTGATGGCTCTGTCATTTTAATTCAGAATCAAGGATCAATAGCAGGAGGAACAATTAACATACATGCTTCTAACTCTTTAGACATAAATGGTACTGATCCAATCGCTAGAATTGCTGGTAGTTTACGAAATGAGACTTTAGGACTCGGTAAAGCTGGAGATTCAACAATATCAACTCGAACGTTAATTCTTCGGGATGGAGGACAAATAAATTCCTTAACATTTAGTTCTGCCAACAGTGGTGATGTAGTCGTAAAGGCTTCTGATTCTGTGAATGTAGTTGGAGTTTCACCTCGCAATTCTGCTCTTTTTAGCCTTATTAGCTCTGGAACATTTAGTTCGGGAGATTCTGGCAACATTGTAATATCAGCACAACGACTAATTGCCACAGGTGGTGGTGCAATAGGAGCCTCGACCTTTGGATCTGGTAGAGGAGGAGATTTGACAATAAATGCAACTGACGTAATGGTTGAGGGTTATGCACCAGATACCTTTCAGCCAAGTGTTTTATCTGCTACAGCTTTCAATACTGGTAATGCGGGTAATTTAGAAATCAATACAGCGAGCTTGTTAGTTCAAGAAGGCGGTAGAACTGATTCTTCTACTTTTGCAAGCGGCGATAGTGGGAGCATTACTATCAATGCCTCCAAATCCATAAATATAGATGCAACACTTAATTCCTTAAATCCGTCGCTAGTGATTTCATCAGCCAAGGTTGAGTCTCAAGTCTTGCGAAATTTATTTAGGCTTCCTCCTGTTCCTTCAGGAAACTCAGGAAATATTATTATTAATACACCTGTTTTAAATGTTACTGGCAACGCTTTAATTACCGTCCGCAACGAAGGCATTGGCAATGCGGGAAACATCAATATCAATGCAAACAGAATCAACATTTCCAATGGTGGAGGTATCAGTGCCACCACCGCGATCGCCGAAGGTGGAAATATTGGCATTGAGTCAAAGCTCGTTCAACTAAATAATGGCAATATCTCTGCCACGGCTGGCCAACAAGGTACGAATGGCAACGGCGGCAACATCAGAATCAATGCTGATGTCATCGCTGGTTTCAATAACAGCCGCATCACAGCAGATGCTTTTCAGGGCAGAGGTGGCAATATTAGAATTAACACCCAAGGACTGTTTCTATCTCCTAACAGTCTGGTTACAGCATCTTCGCAACAAGGCATTGATGGTAATGTTGAAACAAATGTCTCCCGAACTCAATCACCCCTGGTTAATGCTCAACTAGAATTACCTAAATCAACCCCAGAAATAGCATCAGTTTGCCCAGGAAAGGCTGGTGCAGAAAATAGATTTGTCATAACTGGTAAAGGTGGTTTACCATCTAGCCCATTAGAATCTGCATATATAAATCCTACTTGGCAACCTAGAGTTTCAAACACTGCCTCAACTATCAATAATTTAGACGAACCAAAGTTATCAACTACCAAAATCATTCCCGCCCAAGGTTGGCAATTTAATAATGACGGCACAGTAACCTTAGTTGCCCAAGCTAACACAACAGTTAATACCGCTTTTTCTGAGCCAACCTGTCATACTAAAATTTCAGTAACTCAATGA
- a CDS encoding GNAT family N-acetyltransferase: MTKTNLYFQNQYVIRKAKSCDIGLIIFLIFKARLDPTQMRWQQFLVIEYHGRLIAFGQIRNYYIAQELGSLYVAPNFRNQGLGSFLVENLVNEAIQPLYLKCVKRELIEFYIKCGFTPVLFEELPCPLKFKFRLSHFRNRFFNASVIFMKYAKNKGCL; the protein is encoded by the coding sequence ATGACAAAGACTAATTTATATTTTCAAAACCAGTATGTTATTAGAAAAGCCAAATCTTGCGATATCGGGTTGATTATATTTTTAATTTTCAAAGCTAGACTTGATCCTACTCAAATGAGGTGGCAGCAATTTTTAGTAATTGAATATCATGGACGTTTGATAGCATTTGGACAAATACGAAATTATTATATTGCACAAGAACTAGGTAGCTTATACGTAGCTCCAAATTTTAGAAATCAAGGTTTAGGAAGTTTTTTAGTTGAAAATTTAGTTAATGAAGCAATCCAACCTCTCTATTTAAAATGTGTCAAACGAGAATTAATAGAATTCTATATAAAATGTGGTTTTACACCCGTTCTTTTTGAAGAATTGCCATGCCCTCTTAAATTTAAGTTTCGCTTATCTCACTTCCGGAATAGATTTTTTAATGCTTCCGTAATATTTATGAAATATGCAAAAAACAAAGGCTGTTTGTAA